GGATGCACCGCAACTCCTACCTCGACGGGCCGCGATTGCTGAAACCGACCCTGGAACTGTTCGACAGGCCGGGCTGCTTCGTCGCCGGCCAACTCAGCGGCTCCGAGGGCTACGGTGAGGCGGTGTTGACGGGCCTGCTGGCCGGACGTAACCTCGCGCGTCGGTTGCGGGGTTTGCCGCCGCTGGAACCGCCGGCGACGACGATGCTGGGGGCCCTGGTGCGCACCCTGAGCGGTCGCGGTTTGCGACCCTCGACCGTGCCCGCCCCGGTGAACGCCAACTTCGGCCTGCTGCCGCCGACGACGGCGCGGACGCGCGGTAGGCGCGGGCGACGCCTGGGCCGGGCCCAACGCGCTCTGGCCGCCTGCCGCGTTTTCGCCTGGCGTCTCGCAACCGCTTACTAGCCAGCCCAACCCCGGATTGGAGAACCCATGATCAAGCACGTCACCGTCGGCACCGACGGTTCCCGCTACGCCGAGGGCGCCGCCCGCTACGCCGTCTGGCTGGCTGACGCCTATCAGACCAAGCTGACCGGCTGCTACGTGATGGACCGCCGCGTCCTGGAGGGACCCTTCTTCGCCCGCTTGTCGATGCTGCTGGGCTTCACCCCGGCCACGGATTACCGTGAGGCCGTCGAGCCCGTCCTGCACTCCCTCGGTGAGACCGCCCTGGGCTTCATCGCCGAGCTGGCCCGCGAGGCCGGCGTTGAGTTCACTCCGCGCATCTGCGAGGGCCCCGTGGCCAGCACCCTGGTCGAGCGCGCCGCCAAGTCCGAGGTCCTCGTCGTCGGCCGCCAGGGCGACCACGCCGCCTACGAGAATGATCTGCTCGGCTCGGTCGCCGAGGCCGTGTTGCGCCGCGCCCCCGCCGCCGTCCTGTTGGCCCCCGCCGATTATCTGGCACCGCGGCGACTGGCGCTATTCTACGACCAGCACACCGTCGACGGCGAAACGCTGCGCTTCACCCTGGCCCTGCCCCGGGAGCTGCCCCTCCTCGTCATCCATACCCCGGAGTTGGCCGACGAGGCCCGCCGCACCATCGAGGAGTACGGTCGACCCGCCGAATTCGAAGCCCTGGCCGAAACTCCGGCCGAGCGCGTCGCCCGCCTCAACGACAGCGACCTGACCCTGTTCGAGGCCGATAACGAGCGGGGCCATCTGGTTATCGACGCCCGCGTCCAGCAGGCCATCAACAACAGCCGCGGCCCCTTGCTGATCGCCTGATGGCTTCGGGTCTGTCCATCGGTACCCTGTTGGCTCTCGGCGCCGCGCTGCTGCCACGCCCCGTCGGCGGTCCCGCGGCCCGGACCATGCTGCTGATCCCGCCGGGGTGGGAATACGAATACCGCGAACGTTCCCTCCGCGCCCGGGAAGCCGACGGCTCGGGCACCCTCGAGCTGCGGCTGGACCCCTACCTGGGGCGGATACCCGCCGACGGCGAACTCCTAGCCGGCCCCCAGCTGCGCGGGACCGCGGCGGAAGGCGGCTTCGTCTGTCTCGAACTCGGCCAAACCTACGCCCGCGTCCTCGAATACCGACGCGGAAACCGTTGGGGACTCTACGCCGCCCTCTACGCCCACGGCTGGTTGTGGCACTGGACCTACGAGGCGCCGGCCGGGGAGCGCGAGGCCCGCCTACCCGGAGCCCTGGCCTGTCTGGCCGGCGTGCACTGTCGATTGCCCCAGGTGCTGGCCCGGGAGCCGCTTGATTTCAGCGGCAAGCTGACCCTGCGCATCGGTCCCGGTTTCCGCCTGGGTTTGCCTGAGGACTGGGTCCTCGAGGCGCGCGGCGACGGCGATTTCCTCGCCGTCTTGAAACATCGCGGCGCCACTGTGGCCGATATCGCCGTGACCACGACGGGACCCGCCGCCGGCCGCGACGACCGGGCCCTCTACCTGGAGAGTCTGCTGCTGGATATGGAGACCCGGCGCGACTTCTTCCAGCTGCTGACCTCGACGCCCACGGAGCTGGGCGGATTTCCGGCCCAGCTCATCCGCGGGCGGCTGCGGATCGACGGCTTTACGCTCCACTGGCGCTGCGCCGTCCTCTTCGGCCTGCAGGGCACCTACGCCGTCACCGGCACCTGCGCCGAAACCCACCACGAATCTTTCGATGAGCTGCTGCTGCGCGTCGCCGAATCCCTGCGCGAGGGCGCCCTGACACCCTGGTACGAGGAGCTGTGGTTCTACCTGCTGGAGCACGCCACCACACTGCTGATTCCGCTGGTCATCACCGTTCTGGCCGGAGTCTACTTCGGTCTGCACTATCTGCGACGCTTATTCACCTACATCGGCCTGTGGCGGGAAAGACGCGGCGGTGACGGCCGCTGGGGACGCTCCGGTCGCACCTTGGGCGACGACGACGAGCGGGAAAGCGCAGAACCGTAATACAATCAGCGACCGCCCCCCGGCCGGTGCTGCACGCAGGGGCGCAGGTCCGAAACGCTGGTCCGCATCGTTGGTCCGCATCGTTGGTCCGCATTACGGTTGTTGCTGGTAGAAAAAACCGCCGCGGTGCGGCGGTATATTGGAGAACATTGGAGAGCATTTAAGAGCATTGGAGAACGAAGACAGTAGCTGAACCCGGTTTGGCCGGCACCCCGGCCGCAGCCCACCGGGGAGATCCGGTGGGCGGACGCTGCCGGAGTAACGCGCCGGGACGTCCTTGTCAGGACAGCCGGGTCAGGACGGCCGGGTCAGGACGGCCGGGTCAGGGTTGGACGGTCTCGGCGGCCTTGAGCTGGCCCCAGGAAACGGGCACGGTGGCGGTGGCCACGGTCAGGCCGGCCACGGCCAGGACGGCCAGCACGACGAGAATGATGATGGTGCGGCGGTTCATGGGTTACCTCGCATGGGTTACCTCGCTGGATGGGTTGTCGACGAGCCGGAGACGAGCCGGAACCGTCAGGGGCTCCACCTATATATTTAGCACGCCGGGCGGGCGGGGTCAAGTTCCAGTTTTTTCGAGATACTTGTTGAGTAGGGCCAGGTAACTGCGCAGATAGGCCCGGCGGCTCATCAGGGGACGGCGGGCGGCCAGTTTGGCGCGGACCCGCTCCAACAGCCGGTGGCGCTCGGAGCGGTTCAGCCGGCGCCAGAGTGGACGCTGGGGCCAGGGGTCGCAGCGGGCGGTTGTTTCAGGCGCAGACGGGGCTTCTTGCGTTGGTGCGTCGCCCTTCGCCGAGGCGGTCTCGCTGCGCGGCTCGCGAGCAGCCCGCAAGACGGCGCGGCGGCAGTAGACCAGCGGCGGTAGCGAAGCCCGGGAACGCGAGGCCAGGGCCGAAGCGACGCCGCGCTCCACGGCGGCCACGGCTACCCCCCGCCCGTGCCAGTAGCGGAGCTCGGCCACGTCGCGATGTGACAGGACCAGGGGATAGCCGAAGCGTCGACTGAGCAGTTCGCCGACCTCTTCCAGATAGCTGTCGGGTTCTGGCATCTCCATGTCCCCTGTATAGCATACCAGACACAGATAACGCCAGCCGGAAACGAGCTACCATGACCAATCGACGTCTAGCCCGTGAAAGTGTCGTCAAGATGCTCTACCAGGCCGGCATCACCGGCGACGAGCTGACAGAGGTTAGTCGCAACTACTGGTCGGTGCGCTTCCCGCCCATGGAGGCCCGCGAATACGCCAAGCGGCTCCTCGGCCTCGTCGGCGGGCGCGACGCAGAAATCGATGAACTGCTGGCGGGTTGCCTGGACAATTACCGCCTCGAGCGTTTGGGTCTCGTCGAGCGCAGCCTGTTGCGCTGTGCGACGGCCGAGCTGCTGTTGGGTGAAACCCCGCCCCGGGTAATTCTCGATGAGGCCGTCGAGATCGCCCGTGACTACGCCGGCGACGAGGCGGCGGGTTTTGTCAACGGGGTACTGGATCGCCTGGCCCGGAAACTGGAGTTGCTTTGAGGATGGAGCTGAGGCGGGGAGGTGCGCAATGAAGAAACTTCCGGTGGCTCTCGTCGGCTGCCTGGTCCTGGTCGGCGTTGTGGGGGCGGCGACAGGACTCGACTTCGATCAGGCGCGGGCCTGGGAGCTGCTCGTCGAGCAGGTCGAACTCGGCCCCCGTCATCCCTGGGCGCCCGCTCACGCCGCAACGCGCTGGTGGCTCGTAGAGCAACTGGAGCCCTTGGTGGACGAGGTGGTCCTGCAACGCTTCACCTACGAGCCGGCCTTTGGTGAGCCCCTTGAGCTGTGCAACATCATCGGCGTGCTCAACCCCGAGGCGCCGCGGCGGGTGATGATCGGCGCCCACTGGGACACTCGGCGCTACGCCGATGAGGATCCCCTGCCGGACAACCGCGAGCGGCCCGTCCCCGGAGCCAACGACGGCGCCAGCGGTGTGGCCGTATTGCTCGAATTGGCTCGGGTCTTCAGCCTCGAGCGCCCCGAGGTCGGCGTGGTCTACGTCCTCTTCGACGCCGAGGACCAGGGGCGTCTGGCCGGGATGGAGTTCGCGCAAGGCTCGGTCGAGTTGGCCGCGGCCG
This genomic stretch from Candidatus Coatesbacteria bacterium harbors:
- a CDS encoding M28 family peptidase, whose translation is MKKLPVALVGCLVLVGVVGAATGLDFDQARAWELLVEQVELGPRHPWAPAHAATRWWLVEQLEPLVDEVVLQRFTYEPAFGEPLELCNIIGVLNPEAPRRVMIGAHWDTRRYADEDPLPDNRERPVPGANDGASGVAVLLELARVFSLERPEVGVVYVLFDAEDQGRLAGMEFAQGSVELAAAGLLSYDWGVVVDMIGDADLNIHPEGHSLALAPELVEDIWAVAAELDADGFSKEPRHTITDDHLPLLRAGLPTVVLIDFDYAVWHTIDDTPEYCSADSLGQVGRVLETLIRSEEP
- the nusB gene encoding transcription antitermination factor NusB, with protein sequence MTNRRLARESVVKMLYQAGITGDELTEVSRNYWSVRFPPMEAREYAKRLLGLVGGRDAEIDELLAGCLDNYRLERLGLVERSLLRCATAELLLGETPPRVILDEAVEIARDYAGDEAAGFVNGVLDRLARKLELL